A genomic region of Chloroflexota bacterium contains the following coding sequences:
- a CDS encoding class I SAM-dependent methyltransferase: protein MVQVTETRTVDWADWLSRWDAQQALHMDGREERFEAQLQAVDATVGGEIVALDIACGPGAISQRLLTRFPKAQAFAVDLDPLLLEIGRGALGTFDGRLTWVHDDLNDPAWAERLSTQLAGRKLDAVLSSTALHWVSPGTLARVYRELGQLVRPGGVFLNADHLAFAPDRPTIREMAMGLRQRRRESTPAGAEDWERWWQAIEADPALTALYQERQRLFGWRDRVWANAGLAFQIGALKDAGFREVDTIWQKLDNRVLMAVR, encoded by the coding sequence ATGGTTCAGGTGACCGAGACGCGGACCGTTGACTGGGCAGACTGGCTCAGCCGCTGGGACGCCCAGCAGGCGTTGCACATGGACGGCCGCGAGGAGCGCTTCGAGGCGCAGCTCCAGGCAGTAGACGCGACCGTTGGCGGCGAGATCGTCGCCCTGGACATCGCCTGCGGTCCGGGCGCGATCAGCCAGCGGCTGCTGACCCGGTTCCCGAAGGCCCAGGCCTTCGCCGTGGATCTCGACCCGCTGCTGCTGGAGATCGGGCGTGGGGCGCTCGGCACGTTCGACGGACGCCTGACCTGGGTCCACGACGACCTGAACGATCCCGCCTGGGCCGAGCGGCTGTCCACGCAGCTCGCGGGCCGCAAGCTCGACGCCGTCCTCAGCAGCACCGCCCTGCACTGGGTCTCGCCAGGCACGCTGGCGCGGGTCTACCGTGAGCTGGGCCAGTTGGTGCGGCCGGGCGGCGTCTTCCTCAACGCCGATCACCTGGCGTTCGCGCCGGACCGTCCCACCATCCGAGAGATGGCGATGGGGCTCCGCCAGCGCCGCCGCGAATCCACGCCGGCCGGCGCTGAGGACTGGGAGCGCTGGTGGCAGGCCATCGAGGCCGATCCGGCCCTCACCGCGCTCTACCAGGAACGCCAGCGGCTGTTTGGCTGGCGCGACCGCGTCTGGGCGAACGCTGGACTCGCGTTCCAGATCGGGGCGCTCAAGGATGCCGGCTTCCGCGAGGTGGACACCATCTGGCAGAAGCTCGACAACCGCGTGCTGATGGCCGTCCGCTAG
- a CDS encoding glycosyltransferase family 39 protein codes for MVRWSLLARSTVYSPRAPNAARAGALPAARDRVQAAFLREVALLVVIVGVALAIRATAMQRGLGFDELFTALNFVGAESAWKTASTSINFNNHVGYSLLARLSEQTLGRAEWALRLPALLLGLATLPALWWYARPLVGPRLALAATLALALAPEHIRWSTTARGYTALLLGAVLTSGLLFRLVLRPSARTALVYFGVTVLAVYCHLYMVAVSVVQGLLLVTWLLVYRRERARWPGALVGLGTLIGAAGLTLLLYLPILISLVTEARHSGRGTLNLWFAWYTAVELLSLPTAGLLVAVLALAGLGLMVIGRGRRPLGAWAAGYAAALIGLPLLAATLARPADLYPRFFIFSVPILLVAIGVGLRCAAAWLAGRLPSAMQPLAWAPAVACLLLVGINWYALYPAAMTDEGFRAAIVAQRSAVAGASAPCAFGAGAELFQWYSHEPLVIPKTVDELRRAYRGRGAPVCIYRPVSWEGRGAAEIREYLTARSTVTRYGEILLFRARPGANP; via the coding sequence GTGGTCCGATGGTCCCTCCTGGCCCGGTCGACAGTGTATTCGCCGCGCGCCCCGAACGCCGCCCGAGCCGGTGCGCTGCCCGCCGCACGCGACCGAGTGCAGGCCGCCTTCCTGCGAGAGGTGGCGCTTCTGGTCGTCATTGTCGGGGTGGCGCTGGCGATCCGCGCCACGGCAATGCAGCGGGGCCTCGGCTTCGACGAGCTGTTCACGGCGCTCAACTTTGTGGGGGCCGAGTCAGCGTGGAAGACGGCCTCGACCTCGATCAACTTTAACAACCACGTTGGCTACTCGCTGCTCGCCCGCCTGAGCGAGCAGACACTCGGGCGGGCAGAGTGGGCGCTGCGGCTCCCGGCGTTGCTGCTCGGCCTTGCCACGCTGCCGGCGCTCTGGTGGTACGCCCGACCCCTCGTCGGGCCGAGGCTGGCCCTGGCGGCAACGCTGGCGCTGGCCCTTGCGCCGGAGCACATTCGCTGGAGCACGACCGCTCGTGGGTACACCGCGCTGCTGCTCGGGGCCGTCCTGACCAGCGGCCTGCTCTTCCGACTGGTGCTGCGTCCATCTGCCCGCACCGCGCTGGTCTACTTTGGCGTGACCGTGCTGGCCGTGTACTGCCACCTCTACATGGTGGCGGTCTCAGTCGTCCAGGGGTTGCTGCTGGTGACATGGCTGCTGGTCTACCGGCGTGAGCGCGCGCGCTGGCCGGGCGCCCTGGTGGGTCTGGGGACGCTGATCGGTGCTGCTGGCCTGACGCTGCTGCTGTACCTGCCGATCCTCATCTCGCTGGTCACCGAGGCGCGCCATTCTGGGCGCGGCACGCTGAACCTCTGGTTCGCGTGGTACACCGCCGTCGAGTTGTTGAGCCTCCCCACGGCTGGGCTGCTCGTGGCGGTGCTGGCCCTGGCCGGGCTGGGCCTCATGGTGATCGGCCGGGGCCGGCGGCCGCTCGGCGCGTGGGCCGCCGGCTACGCCGCCGCGTTGATCGGGCTGCCGCTCCTGGCCGCGACTCTCGCCCGGCCGGCCGACCTCTATCCGCGCTTCTTCATCTTCAGCGTGCCGATCCTGTTGGTGGCCATTGGCGTCGGCCTGCGCTGCGCGGCTGCGTGGCTTGCTGGACGCCTGCCGTCGGCGATGCAGCCCCTCGCCTGGGCGCCGGCCGTCGCCTGTCTGCTGCTGGTCGGCATCAACTGGTATGCGCTCTACCCGGCCGCCATGACCGACGAGGGGTTCCGAGCCGCGATAGTGGCTCAGCGGTCGGCCGTCGCTGGCGCGTCGGCTCCCTGTGCGTTCGGCGCTGGCGCGGAGCTGTTCCAGTGGTACAGCCATGAGCCGTTGGTCATCCCGAAGACGGTGGACGAGCTGCGCCGGGCGTACCGAGGGCGGGGAGCGCCGGTCTGCATCTACCGCCCGGTCAGCTGGGAGGGGCGCGGCGCTGCCGAGATTCGGGAGTACCTCACGGCTCGCAGCACGGTCACCCGGTACGGCGAGATCCTGCTGTTCCGAGCGCGGCCGGGCGCGAATCCGTAG
- a CDS encoding PLP-dependent transferase, with protein sequence MTDTTNGHAPHADDDADRPWSFDTLAAHAGESHSTDDDGPSWRPTAGAIHNASGFFMPSLNSLDEVFAGSREGYFYTRDGNPTVRSFEEAVAALESAPMVGAFGSGMAAIYGALLAAEIRPGDHIVATQDMYGLTRVLLTGHLADFGVRTTFVDMTDLGAVEAALSEGAKVVYLETISNPLVKVLDLKALVALAKRYGAKTIVDNTFASPYLLRPIEQGADLVVHSATKYIGGHGDVTGGTVAAADETTGKRVRYQAKLLGAVLGPNEAWLAHRGLKTLSLRMARQCDNALAVAEWLAAQPGVERVYYPGLPAHPQHALANGMLGGRFGAMLAFDLKDGDRPRVGRFMDALQLVAPAPTLGDIRTLTLYPVVASHRGLTPEERRAVGIGDGLVRLSVGIEEPADICADLQRGLRAASASPVPSTTM encoded by the coding sequence ATGACCGACACGACGAACGGCCACGCCCCGCACGCCGACGACGACGCCGACCGCCCCTGGAGCTTTGACACGCTGGCAGCCCATGCTGGCGAGAGCCACAGCACCGACGACGACGGCCCCTCCTGGCGGCCGACCGCCGGTGCGATCCACAACGCGTCCGGCTTCTTCATGCCGAGCCTGAACTCCCTGGACGAGGTCTTCGCCGGCTCGCGCGAGGGCTACTTCTACACCCGCGATGGCAACCCGACGGTCCGCTCGTTTGAGGAGGCCGTGGCGGCGCTGGAGTCTGCTCCGATGGTCGGGGCGTTCGGCTCGGGGATGGCCGCCATCTACGGCGCGCTGCTGGCGGCCGAGATCCGCCCCGGCGACCATATCGTCGCCACCCAGGACATGTACGGGCTGACCCGTGTGCTGCTGACCGGCCACCTGGCCGACTTCGGCGTGCGGACCACGTTCGTGGACATGACCGACCTGGGGGCCGTCGAGGCCGCCCTCTCCGAAGGCGCGAAGGTCGTCTACCTGGAGACGATCTCCAACCCGCTGGTCAAGGTGCTCGACCTGAAGGCGCTGGTGGCCCTGGCGAAGCGGTACGGCGCGAAGACCATCGTGGACAACACGTTCGCCTCGCCGTACCTGCTGCGGCCTATCGAGCAGGGCGCCGATCTGGTGGTGCACAGCGCCACGAAGTACATCGGGGGGCATGGCGACGTGACGGGCGGCACCGTGGCCGCCGCCGACGAGACGACCGGCAAGAGGGTGCGGTACCAGGCCAAGCTGCTCGGGGCGGTCCTCGGCCCTAACGAGGCGTGGCTGGCCCATCGCGGCCTCAAGACGCTCTCGTTGCGGATGGCCCGCCAGTGCGACAACGCCCTGGCCGTGGCGGAGTGGCTGGCCGCGCAGCCAGGCGTTGAGCGAGTCTACTACCCTGGTCTGCCCGCGCATCCGCAGCACGCCCTGGCGAACGGTATGTTGGGCGGACGCTTCGGCGCGATGCTGGCCTTCGACCTGAAGGACGGCGACCGGCCGCGCGTCGGGCGGTTCATGGATGCCCTGCAACTGGTTGCTCCCGCCCCGACCCTGGGGGACATCCGCACGCTGACCTTGTACCCCGTCGTGGCCTCGCACCGGGGCCTGACGCCCGAGGAGCGGCGCGCCGTGGGCATCGGGGATGGGCTGGTGCGGCTGTCCGTCGGCATCGAGGAGCCGGCCGACATCTGCGCCGACCTCCAGCGCGGCCTGCGGGCGGCGTCCGCCAGCCCGGTCCCGAGTACGACGATGTAG
- a CDS encoding mandelate racemase/muconate lactonizing enzyme family protein, which yields MKITRVRPWIVAGPPEEAGGRQDRGGRLSYVFVQVETDEGLTGWGEITTYPGPIANRTIAAALRELNDLLVGDDPREVEKLWHKVFRAYTYLGTRGAVTAMISGVDIACWDIKAQALGVPIYQLLGGKVRPNVPMYTHFAYKRTVQEMVESAVGEVANGSKAIKTDPFSAAGGVPNGTYINGQIERHVENLGVKMIEGIREAVGPDIQVLIDAHALYDVPTSIRLANRLAPYDITWFEEPCPPESYDALETVRNQVPTRICVGERLYTRFEFLPLLNRHLTDYIMPDVTWTGGISELKKIATLAETFYIPISPHDASGPVNLMAGAQVSITTPNFYRIEARRVKLDFYNVFLEEPLTIDGDAVVIPETPGLGVKLNVEYLEKNQIDN from the coding sequence ATGAAGATCACTCGTGTCCGGCCGTGGATCGTCGCCGGGCCGCCCGAGGAGGCCGGCGGTCGGCAGGACCGTGGCGGCAGGCTCAGCTACGTGTTCGTCCAGGTCGAGACCGACGAGGGGCTGACCGGCTGGGGCGAGATCACCACCTATCCTGGCCCCATCGCCAACCGGACCATCGCCGCCGCGCTCCGCGAGCTGAACGATCTGCTGGTCGGCGACGACCCGCGCGAGGTCGAGAAGCTCTGGCACAAGGTGTTCCGAGCGTACACCTACCTCGGCACGCGTGGGGCCGTGACGGCCATGATCAGCGGCGTAGACATCGCCTGCTGGGACATCAAGGCCCAGGCGCTTGGCGTCCCGATCTACCAGCTGCTCGGCGGCAAGGTTCGCCCGAACGTGCCGATGTACACCCACTTTGCCTACAAGCGGACCGTTCAGGAGATGGTCGAGAGCGCCGTGGGCGAGGTCGCGAACGGGTCGAAGGCGATCAAGACCGACCCGTTCTCGGCGGCCGGCGGCGTCCCGAACGGCACCTACATCAACGGCCAGATCGAGCGGCACGTCGAGAATCTCGGCGTCAAGATGATCGAGGGGATTCGTGAGGCTGTCGGGCCGGACATCCAGGTCTTGATCGACGCGCATGCCCTCTACGACGTGCCCACCTCGATTCGCCTCGCGAACCGGCTGGCGCCGTACGACATCACCTGGTTCGAGGAGCCGTGCCCGCCCGAGAGCTACGACGCGCTGGAGACGGTCCGCAATCAGGTGCCGACGCGCATCTGTGTGGGCGAGCGCCTCTACACGCGCTTCGAGTTCCTGCCGCTGCTGAACCGGCACCTGACCGACTACATCATGCCGGACGTGACCTGGACGGGCGGCATCTCGGAGCTGAAGAAGATCGCAACGCTGGCCGAGACGTTCTACATCCCGATCTCGCCGCACGACGCCAGCGGCCCGGTTAACCTGATGGCCGGCGCGCAGGTCTCGATCACGACGCCGAACTTCTACCGCATCGAAGCGCGGCGCGTGAAGCTCGATTTCTACAACGTCTTCCTCGAGGAGCCACTCACCATCGACGGCGACGCCGTGGTGATCCCCGAGACGCCGGGCCTCGGCGTGAAGCTGAACGTCGAGTACCTGGAGAAGAACCAGATCGACAACTGA
- a CDS encoding amidohydrolase has translation MTDVPRAPHRLALVNGRVYTQDARRPLVQALASVGNRIVAAGSSADALAAAGPEAEVVDLGGRAVVPGFVDAHFHFLGYSFDRQRVPLDRAASIEAVRQLVAPIAAQTSDPDAWIIGRGWDRNLWPGARFPTRHDLDGVTNGRPTMLLSRDVHSVWANTRALELAGITRDTPDPPGGRIEREADGSPSGVLLEAAGERVRALADRPSPEQEVVAARAAQEALLRVGVTGLCNFEGVEAVRALQTLEDAGELRLRVAAGITRGGLRAAAEAGLRTGFGGDRLRIGLLKLFADGALGSGTAAMLAPYDDGGPEDTGIPTIDLDELAGLMREARAAGIGVATHAIGDAAVRLVLDAAERVRADAHPAARSQILRVEHAQIVAPEDIGRFAQLDVVASMQPIHATSDMHVADRRWGDRCRGAYAWRSLLDSGARVAFGTDCPVEPPEPLKSIHAAVTRQRPGGEPPGGWRPEQRVSLAEAIYAYTAGSAAALGWGSRLGRLMPGMLADAVVLTADPYAADLATLAEIAVSLTVFDGRVAYQS, from the coding sequence ATGACTGACGTACCGCGCGCACCCCACCGGCTCGCCCTGGTCAACGGGCGCGTCTACACCCAGGACGCCCGCCGTCCCCTCGTGCAGGCGCTCGCGAGCGTCGGGAATCGGATCGTGGCGGCCGGCAGCAGCGCCGACGCCCTCGCCGCGGCCGGCCCCGAGGCCGAGGTCGTCGATCTGGGCGGGCGGGCCGTCGTGCCGGGGTTCGTCGATGCCCACTTTCACTTTCTGGGGTACAGCTTCGACCGCCAGCGCGTCCCGCTGGATCGGGCGGCATCCATCGAGGCCGTCCGCCAGCTCGTCGCGCCCATCGCCGCGCAGACGAGCGATCCTGACGCCTGGATCATCGGGCGCGGCTGGGACCGTAACCTCTGGCCCGGCGCGCGCTTCCCGACGCGCCACGACCTTGACGGCGTGACCAACGGCCGTCCGACTATGCTGCTGAGCCGGGACGTTCACAGCGTCTGGGCGAACACGCGCGCCCTGGAGCTGGCCGGCATCACGCGGGACACGCCCGATCCGCCGGGCGGGCGCATCGAGCGGGAGGCCGATGGCAGCCCCAGCGGGGTGCTGCTGGAGGCGGCCGGCGAGCGCGTCCGCGCCCTGGCCGACCGCCCGTCACCCGAGCAGGAGGTCGTGGCGGCGCGGGCCGCCCAGGAGGCACTGCTGCGTGTCGGCGTCACGGGGCTCTGCAACTTCGAGGGCGTCGAGGCCGTTCGCGCCCTCCAGACGCTCGAAGATGCCGGCGAGCTGCGGTTGCGAGTCGCGGCCGGCATCACCAGGGGCGGCCTTCGGGCTGCTGCCGAGGCCGGCTTGCGGACGGGCTTCGGCGGGGACCGGCTGCGAATCGGGCTGCTCAAACTGTTCGCGGACGGGGCGCTCGGGTCGGGTACGGCGGCCATGCTCGCGCCGTACGACGACGGCGGCCCGGAGGATACCGGCATCCCGACCATCGACCTGGACGAGCTGGCCGGGCTGATGCGCGAGGCCCGCGCGGCCGGCATCGGCGTGGCGACGCACGCCATCGGGGATGCCGCTGTGCGGCTGGTCCTCGACGCCGCCGAACGGGTCCGCGCCGACGCTCACCCGGCCGCGCGGAGCCAGATCCTCCGCGTCGAGCACGCCCAGATCGTCGCCCCCGAAGACATCGGCCGCTTCGCGCAGCTGGACGTGGTCGCCTCGATGCAGCCGATCCACGCCACGTCGGATATGCACGTGGCGGATCGTCGTTGGGGCGACCGCTGCCGGGGAGCGTATGCGTGGCGCTCGCTGCTGGACAGCGGCGCGCGCGTCGCCTTCGGCACGGATTGCCCCGTCGAGCCGCCCGAGCCGCTCAAGAGTATCCATGCTGCCGTGACTCGCCAGCGTCCAGGTGGCGAGCCGCCCGGCGGCTGGCGTCCCGAGCAGCGGGTGAGCCTCGCCGAGGCGATCTACGCCTACACGGCCGGCAGCGCCGCCGCCCTCGGGTGGGGCAGCCGGCTGGGCAGGCTGATGCCGGGGATGCTGGCCGATGCCGTGGTGCTGACCGCCGACCCGTACGCCGCCGACCTCGCCACCCTTGCCGAGATCGCCGTCAGCCTGACGGTGTTCGACGGGCGCGTGGCCTACCAGTCCTGA
- a CDS encoding LTA synthase family protein yields MGALKSDASGSGAPRAGWDTWTAELTPILLTIGLIWAKLAYASAFVRSEWWSNTATIAQWMRPSHNLLEVVSAYPQIASGTLACLLLACAPLLLLPRRWRLLALIALNVGLTVLAVADLLHTRFYGDVLSTGSFTTPRMVKDILPSILDIARTLDPIFGIDLALALIIVPAHLWQTRRLAGLPMPVRSRMGAGFLALGLAVVSPTLATRWQQGDALFSPASPRIEAAAVVGLLPYHVLEIVAPRASVGGPPAAQVERVRRYLADERGRRGPQSPLFGAARGANVILISAESLQAFPIGLEVNGQPIMPRLAALARESLTFPNYHEQTYLGTTSDAQFGVLQGLHPRPVGFVAMDYAQNHFRALPRVLADQGYETFAAVAASSDFWNADRLNPAYGFQHAYYEDAFQLTEYIQAWLADDAFFGQMVPRLANREHPYLAYLQSSSNHHPYELAAQYRLLDLGPLDGTLLGDYLQSAHVFDQSLGRFLEQLRADGVLDQTVFVLYGDHQGFLGDPPALGQLVGRPAWNEYDRFWVRKRTPLVVRLPHGAHAGERAVVGGHLDVAPTILSLLGVSVDEGDYGMMLGRDLTAERPSLTVFRDGSFADDRYYWVQRFGADASAGCYEIATGASVDCALLEPRRQAARERLEISDLIVQGDLIPALRTR; encoded by the coding sequence TTGGGCGCTCTGAAGTCGGACGCCAGCGGGTCGGGCGCGCCGCGGGCGGGCTGGGACACCTGGACGGCTGAGCTGACCCCGATCCTGCTGACGATCGGGCTGATCTGGGCCAAGCTCGCCTACGCCAGCGCCTTCGTCCGCAGTGAGTGGTGGTCGAACACGGCCACCATCGCGCAGTGGATGCGCCCGAGCCACAACTTGCTGGAGGTGGTGTCGGCGTACCCGCAGATCGCCAGCGGCACCCTGGCCTGCCTGCTGCTGGCCTGTGCCCCCCTGCTGCTGCTGCCGCGCCGCTGGCGGCTGCTGGCGCTGATCGCGCTCAACGTCGGGCTGACGGTGCTGGCGGTGGCCGATCTGCTGCACACGCGGTTCTACGGCGACGTCCTTTCGACGGGCAGTTTCACCACGCCGAGGATGGTCAAGGACATCCTGCCGAGCATCCTCGACATCGCCAGGACGCTCGACCCGATCTTCGGGATCGATCTCGCGCTGGCGCTCATCATCGTGCCGGCCCACCTCTGGCAGACCCGCCGCCTCGCCGGCCTCCCGATGCCGGTGCGCTCACGGATGGGGGCCGGCTTCCTGGCGCTCGGGCTGGCCGTCGTGTCGCCAACGCTGGCCACCCGCTGGCAGCAGGGCGACGCCCTGTTCTCGCCGGCCAGCCCGCGCATCGAGGCGGCGGCGGTGGTCGGCCTGTTGCCCTACCACGTGCTGGAGATCGTCGCGCCGCGCGCCAGCGTTGGCGGGCCGCCAGCGGCCCAGGTGGAGCGTGTCCGCCGCTACCTCGCCGACGAGCGCGGGCGGCGGGGGCCACAGTCGCCGCTGTTCGGGGCGGCGCGCGGCGCGAACGTCATCCTGATCAGCGCGGAGTCGCTCCAGGCGTTCCCCATCGGGCTGGAGGTCAACGGCCAGCCGATCATGCCGCGCCTGGCGGCGCTCGCCCGCGAGAGCCTGACGTTTCCCAACTACCACGAGCAAACGTACCTGGGGACCACCTCGGATGCACAGTTCGGGGTGCTCCAGGGGCTGCACCCGCGGCCGGTCGGCTTCGTAGCGATGGACTACGCCCAGAACCACTTTCGGGCCCTGCCGCGCGTCCTGGCCGATCAGGGGTACGAGACGTTCGCCGCCGTGGCCGCCAGTAGCGACTTCTGGAACGCCGACCGGCTGAACCCCGCCTACGGGTTCCAGCACGCCTACTACGAGGACGCGTTTCAGCTCACCGAGTACATCCAGGCGTGGCTTGCGGACGATGCCTTCTTCGGGCAGATGGTCCCGCGCCTCGCCAACCGCGAGCACCCGTACCTGGCGTACCTCCAGTCGTCGTCGAACCACCACCCGTATGAGCTGGCGGCCCAGTACCGTTTGCTGGATCTTGGACCGCTCGACGGCACGCTGCTGGGCGACTATCTCCAGTCGGCGCACGTCTTCGATCAGTCGCTCGGGCGGTTTCTGGAGCAGCTACGAGCGGACGGCGTGCTGGATCAGACGGTCTTCGTGCTGTACGGCGATCACCAGGGCTTCCTGGGCGATCCGCCAGCGCTTGGGCAACTGGTGGGGCGGCCGGCCTGGAACGAGTACGACCGCTTCTGGGTCCGCAAGCGCACGCCGCTGGTCGTGCGGCTGCCGCACGGCGCGCACGCCGGCGAGCGTGCCGTGGTCGGCGGGCACCTGGATGTGGCCCCGACCATCCTGAGCCTGCTCGGCGTGAGCGTGGACGAGGGCGACTACGGGATGATGCTCGGGCGGGATCTGACGGCTGAGCGGCCCTCGCTGACCGTGTTCCGCGACGGCAGTTTTGCCGACGACCGGTACTACTGGGTGCAGCGGTTCGGGGCGGACGCCAGCGCGGGCTGCTACGAGATCGCGACCGGCGCTTCAGTGGACTGCGCCCTGCTGGAGCCGCGGCGGCAGGCGGCCCGCGAGCGGCTGGAGATCTCCGACCTGATCGTCCAGGGAGACCTGATCCCGGCGCTGCGGACACGGTGA